CCGTAACTCCGCCACGCTGGTCGCGACGCGCACCGGCCAGGTCCGCGCACTGATCGCGGAAGAGGGCCGGGCGGTGAACAAGGGCGACGTGCTCGCTCAGCTGGACGACACCGAAGCGCGGCTCGCGGTCGAGCGCGCCGAGGTGATGCTGAAGAGCGCCGAGCGCGAGGCCGAGCGTGGGAAGCAGCTGACGCAGCAGGGCTTCATGAGCGGGAAGGACATCGACGACCTCGAGCTCAAGCGCCGCACCGCGAAAGTGACGCTGGACGAAGCCCGTTACAACCTGACTCAGACGCGGCTGACGGCGCCGTTCTCGGGGCGCGTCACCGCGCGGATGATCAATCTCGGCGAGACGGTGACCTCGGGTCGCGAATGCTTCCGCCTCGAGGACTTCGACCCGCTGCTCGCGCGTCTCTACTTCCCGGAGCGCGAGCTGGCGCGGCTGCAGCTGGGCCAGCCCGCGCGCCTCACGGTGGATGCGCTTCCCGGACGCGAGTTCCAGGCGCGCGTGGCACTCGTCAATCCCGTGGTCGATCGGACCAACGGGACGATCAAGGTGACGCTCGAGGTCAGGGATCCGGCGCGGCTGCTGCGGCCCGGGAATTTCGCGAAGGTTCAGCTCCGCACCGGCAGCTTCAGCAACGCGGTCGTGCTGCCGCGGCGCGCCATGCTCTCGGAAGACGGCGAGAGCTATGTCTTCGTGGCGCGCGGAGACACGGTCATCAAGCGAGTGATCACGGTAGGCGCCATCTCGGGCGACACCGCGCAGATCGTCGCTGGA
The sequence above is a segment of the Candidatus Eisenbacteria bacterium genome. Coding sequences within it:
- a CDS encoding efflux RND transporter periplasmic adaptor subunit, whose protein sequence is MKPRRRWWLWSLAGLVVISVVVGLLVARNGRGDGNGKKKNEKEGPTAAPVEVAEVRRGDITTYLETTATLEARNSATLVATRTGQVRALIAEEGRAVNKGDVLAQLDDTEARLAVERAEVMLKSAEREAERGKQLTQQGFMSGKDIDDLELKRRTAKVTLDEARYNLTQTRLTAPFSGRVTARMINLGETVTSGRECFRLEDFDPLLARLYFPERELARLQLGQPARLTVDALPGREFQARVALVNPVVDRTNGTIKVTLEVRDPARLLRPGNFAKVQLRTGSFSNAVVLPRRAMLSEDGESYVFVARGDTVIKRVITVGAISGDTAQIVAGLVAGDSVVTVGQGGLKQGARIKPVRL